A section of the Naumovozyma dairenensis CBS 421 chromosome 5, complete genome genome encodes:
- the NDAI0E01220 gene encoding uncharacterized protein (ancestral locus Anc_8.663) — protein sequence MLAFIINCYFHMYNNNTDLYYICRHPRALFLILLILIMTVENKYSTTLLHDGPAFSKPTVDKIEPLQFTLKNADIKATAFPIFKQSQLPKKLLTLMKNEFNKEIENGDTYPQLEQLSDDEFAHYWLHSFCVVALKTDKLDLDELDVDGQDWEDLFLGTFYIKPNYMPRCSHNCNAGFLINSEKRGLKIGYRLGQIYLQWAPLLGYTYSVFNLVFVTNVGSWKIWDRLKFDRIGLVPKAAILKGHDEPVDAIIYGKDLTNIEPELLEDFA from the coding sequence ATGTTAGCgtttattatcaattgcTATTTCCACATgtacaataacaatacagATCTGTACTATATATGCCGACATCCCAGAGCCTTATTTCTCATCCTACTTATATTAATCATGACAGttgaaaacaaatattCCACAACTTTATTACATGATGGCCCAGCATTTTCCAAACCTACAGTGGACAAAATTGAACCACTACAATTcactttgaaaaatgcaGATATTAAAGCTACCGCATTTCcaattttcaaacaatCTCAATTACCTAAGAAACTTTTAactttaatgaaaaatgaatttaataaagagaTTGAAAATGGAGATACATACCCACAATTGGAGCAATTATCTGATGATGAGTTCGCTCATTATTGGTTACATTCTTTCTGTGTCGTGGCATTAAAGACGGACAAATTGGATTTGGACGAATTAGACGTGGATGGTCAAGATTGGGAAGATTTATTCTTGGGTACTTTCTATATTAAACCAAATTATATGCCAAGATGTTCTCATAATTGTAATGCTGGGTTCTTGATCAATTCCGAGAAGAGAGGGTTGAAAATTGGGTATAGATTGGGTCAAATCTATTTGCAATGGGCTCCATTGCTAGGTTATACATATTCTGTCTTTAATTTGGTTTTCGTTACTAATGTTGGTAGTTGGAAGATTTGGGATAGATTGAAATTTGACAGAATTGGATTGGTTCCTAAAGCAGCTATATTAAAGGGACATGACGAACCTGTCGATGCCATTATTTATGGTAAAGATTTGACTAATATTGAACCGGAATTGTTAGAAGACTTTGCATGA
- the PXA1 gene encoding ATP-binding cassette long-chain fatty acid transporter PXA1 (similar to Saccharomyces cerevisiae PXA1 (YPL147W); ancestral locus Anc_8.661), with translation MPGRKQPLPSSDAINVREKIQQLIFSLHSHCIGLQLSNVTLKTYINALIRHLWKLVSSKNTVTTPRKRRAQVLLLSIVLSSITTISGFSYLGYQLINKLRNTVDSARNKNRYGIRRTKSQVLLGSGGRVMYIPEDDSLDVNNYNKEFDYHQEHKIKKIHIPPKDDDMYDHDKFLFKNVEQEVGKNSQIFYSKFLNQMNVLSRILIPNIFHKNSMILTLQIFFLIMRTWLSLFVARLDGQIVKDIIAGRGRRFLLDLAIWFSIALPASYTNSAIKLLQRKLSLNFRVNLTRYIHDMYLDKRLAFYKLMFDSKANSSVIKNIDNSISNDITRFSDATCSVFANIAKPIIDLVFFSVYLRDNLGTLGVAGIFLNYFTTGYILRRYTPPLGKLTSASSAADGDYYSYHLNLINNNEEIAFYQGTTVERTKVKELYDILMIRMLNVSKRKFNYNMLEDYILKYTWSGLGYVFASIPIVLTTLSTGINAEQRNMRDFIVNKRLMLSLADAGSRLMHSIKDISQLTGYTNRIFSLICALHRVHSTKFNYGAISVLKKDMLEAAAASVTATDTNTAGQLIGTGDRLAITRYQNKLQQDEIIRGTVQRNFNGIRLENIDVIIPSKAAKDGIKLIKKLTFQIPPHIDPMTSKTDSTQDFKQINDMSSIPFIHGSGSSLLILGPNSSGKTSIQRIIAEIWPIYNKNGLLSVPSQENIFCIPQRPYFTSSGTLRDQIIYPMSSDEFFDRGLKDSLLIQILKEVNLKYLMKRSKGLTYLDTVADWKDLLSGGEKQRINFARILFHKPRFIVLDEATNAISQDMEDYLFNILKKYRFNFITISQRPSLIKYHDLLLEISDHNDGTWQIQTLGTDEAITSIDHEIESLEKKLKNVNHWETERRELQKSLSVI, from the coding sequence ATGCCTGGTAGAAAACAACCCCTACCCTCATCTGATGCCATCAATGTAAGGGAAAAAATACAACAGCTTATATTCAGTTTACACTCTCATTGTATTGGACTTCAATTGTCCAATGTGACGTTGAAAACGTATATAAATGCACTCATAAGGCATTTATGGAAATTAGTTAGTTCCAAGAACACGGTAACAACCCCAAGAAAGAGAAGAGCTCAAGTACTTTTACTCTCCATAGTTCTATCCTCAATTACAACAATCTCCGGATTCTCATATCTAGGCTATCAATTAATTAACAAGCTACGAAATACGGTGGATTCTgcaagaaataaaaatagatATGGTATAAGGAGGACAAAGTCACAAGTATTATTGGGATCAGGGGGAAGAGTCATGTACATCCCAGAGGATGATTCTTTAGATGTCAATAACTATAACAAAGAATTCGACTATCATCAGGAGcataaaataaagaaaattcatATACCACcaaaagatgatgatatgtATGATCATGATAAATTCCTGTTTAAAAACGTAGAACAAGAAGTTGGTAAAAACTCTCAAAtcttttattcaaaattcttAAACCAAATGAACGTACTTTCTCGAATTCTTATACCAAACATCTTCCATAAAAACTCTATGATACTAACCttacaaatttttttcctaaTTATGAGAACTTGGCTTTCCCTATTTGTAGCCCGGCTGGATGGTCAAATCGTCAAAGATATCATTGCAGGAAGAGGTAGAAGGTTTCTCTTGGATCTAGCTATTTGGTTCTCTATCGCTCTACCAGCATCATATACCAATAGTGCTATTAAATTACTGCAAAGGAAActatcattaaatttcaGAGTCAATTTGACAAGATACATACATGACATGTATCTAGATAAAAGATTAGCATTCTACAAATTAATGTTTGATTCTAAAGCTAATAGTTCAGTTATTAAGAATATAGATAATTCAATCTCAAATGATATCACAAGATTTAGTGATGCGACCTGTTCAGTGTTCGCTAACATTGCTAAACCTATCATTGATTTAGTCTTCTTTTCCGTGTATTTACGTGATAATTTGGGAACATTAGGTGTCGCAGGGATCTTTTTAAACTATTTCACTACAGGTTATATCTTAAGAAGGTATACTCCACCTTTAGGTAAACTGACTAGTGCAAGTTCTGCTGCTGACGGAGATTATTACAGCtatcatttgaatttgattaataataatgaagaaatagCCTTCTATCAAGGGACTACCGTGGAGAGAACTAAAGTAAaagaattatatgatatattgatgataagaATGTTGAACGTTagtaaaagaaaatttaactATAATATGTTGGAAGATTACATACTGAAATATACATGGTCAGGTTTGGGATATGTTTTCGCATCAATCCCCATTGTGCTAACGACTTTATCCACAGGTATTAATGCtgaacaaagaaatatgaGAGATTTCATAGTTAATAAAAGATTGATGCTTTCATTAGCTGATGCAGGCTCTAGATTGATGCATTCcattaaagatatttcaCAACTGACAGGCTATACAAACAGaatcttttcattaatatgTGCCTTACATAGAGTTCATTCCACCAAGTTTAATTATGGTGCAATCTCTGtcttgaaaaaagatatgTTGGAGGCCGCTGCTGCTTCTGTAACTGCTACTGACACTAACACTGCTGGACAATTAATAGGTACAGGTGATAGGTTAGCCATTACAAGGtatcaaaataaattacagcaagatgaaattattagagGTACAGTCCAAAGAAATTTCAATGGTATTAGACTGGAAAATATTGACGTTATTATACCATCTAAAGCTGCTAAAGATGGtattaaattaataaaaaaattgacaTTTCAAATACCGCCTCATATTGATCCCATGACATCAAAGACTGATTCTACACAAGATTTCAAacaaattaatgatatgTCAAGTATACCATTTATTCATGGTTCTGGGTCCAGTTTATTAATCTTGGGACCAAATAGTTCTGGTAAGACGtcaattcaaagaattattgCTGAAATTTGGCCAATTTATAATAAGAATGGATTACTCTCTGTTCCATCTCAAGAAAACATATTTTGTATCCCACAAAGACCGTACTTCACAAGTAGTGGAACTTTAAGGgatcaaattatttatcCAATGTCATCAGATGAATTCTTCGATAGAGGTTTGAAAGATTCATTGttgattcaaatattgaaagagGTAAATTTGAAGTATCTAATGAAAAGATCAAAAGGGTTGACATATTTAGATACTGTTGCTGATTggaaagatttattaagtGGTGgagaaaaacaaagaattaATTTTGCTCGTATTTTATTCCATAAACCAAGATTTATCGTCTTAGATGAAGCTACAAATGCAATAAGCCAAGATATGGAAGATTATTTGTTCAATAtcttaaagaaatatcgtttcaattttattacaATTTCACAAAGAccttcattaattaaatacCATGATCTTCTTTTGGAAATCTCAGATCACAATGATGGAACATGGCAAATACAAACTTTGGGGACGGATGAAGCTATCACTTCCATTGATcatgaaattgaatcattagaaaagaagttgaaaaaCGTAAACCATTGGGAAACAGAAAGAAGggaattacaaaaatctCTTTCAGTAATATGA
- the ABP140 gene encoding tRNA(Thr) (cytosine(32)-N(3))-methyltransferase (similar to Saccharomyces cerevisiae ABP140 (YOR239W); ancestral locus Anc_8.665) — protein sequence MAVADLIKKFENITEDSKNINSSIEMPEPQHKLPVDIDNSNIVDDVKALEAVDPVTLGISNSHNKEELEALTQDVKEETLETLAHNAIPEPVKGINNSEQAGNDNETSGDSRSNSRLGRDSPFEFGQRNLAEGADVWDHNAWDNVEWGEEQIQEAQEKIKEQMKNPVPDFDKNLYNSNPARYWDIFYKNNKENFFKDRKWLQIEFPILYASTRKDSGPVTIFEIGCGAGNTFFPILNDNENEDLKIVAADFAPKAVELVKNSENFDSKYGHATVWDLANTEGTLPDGIEPRSVDIAVMIFVFSALSPAQWEQAMDNLHMIMKPGGKILLRDYGHLDLAQVRFKKNRLLDENFYVRGDGTRVYFFSEDKLREVFTKKYFVENKIGTDRRLLVNRKRQLKMYRCWVQAVFDVPAEN from the exons ATGGCCGTTGCTGACCTAATCAAGAAATTCGAAAATATCACAGAAGATtccaaaaatatcaatagcAGTATCGAAATGCCAGAACCACAACATAAACTACCAGTTGATATTGACAATTCCAATATCGTTGATGACGTTAAAGCCTTAGAAGCTGTTGATCCTGTTACGCTT GGCATTTCTAATTCTCacaataaagaagaattagaagcCTTGACTCAAGATGTTAAAGAGGAAACTTTAGAGACACTTGCTCATAATGCAATTCCTGAACCTGTGAAAGGAATTAACAATTCCGAACAGGCTGgcaatgataatgaaactaGCGGTGATAGTAGAAGTAATAGCCGTTTGGGACGTGATAGCCCGTTCGAATTCGGTCAACGTAATTTGGCTGAAGGTGCAGATGTTTGGGATCATAATGCTTGGGATAATGTTGAATGGGGTGAAGAACAAATCCAAGAAGCTCAAGAGAAGATTAAAGaacagatgaagaatcCTGTTCCTGATTTTGATAAGAATCTGTATAATTCTAATCCTGCCCGTTATTGGGatatattctataaaaataataaagaaaatttctttaaggACAGAAAATGGTTACAAATTGAATTCCCTATATTATATGCATCTACTAGGAAAGATAGTGGACCGGTGacaatttttgaaatcgGATGTGGGGCTGGTAATACATTTTTCCCAATCttgaatgataatgaaaatgaagatttgaaaattgttGCAGCAGATTTTGCTCCTAAAGCTGTTGAACTAGTTAAGAATTctgaaaattttgattcaaaatatgGACATGCTACCGTATGGGATTTAGCAAACACTGAAGGGACATTACCAGATGGTATTGAACCACGTTCTGTAGATATTGCAGTTatgatttttgtttttagtGCATTATCTCCTGCTCAATGGGAGCAAGCAATGGATAATCTTCATATGATCATGAAACCTGGTGGTAAGATTCTTCTTCGAGACTACGGTCATTTGGATCTCGCGCAAGTAAGATTCAAAAAGAATAGACTATTGGACGAAAATTTTTATGTTAGAGGTGACGGTACAAGAGTATACTTCTTTTCGGAAGATAAATTGAGAGAAGTGTTTACTAAGAAATATTTCGTTGAAAATAAGATAGGAACAGATCGAAGACTCTTGGTTAACAGAAAGAGGCAATTGAAGATGTACCGTTGTTGGGTGCAAGCGGTCTTTGACGTCCCCGCAGAAAATTAA
- the DFR1 gene encoding dihydrofolate reductase (similar to Saccharomyces cerevisiae DFR1 (YOR236W); ancestral locus Anc_8.657) yields MQSSKIPVVSIVACLLPEMGIGFQGSLPWRLSKEMKYFRQVTSLTKDSQKKNAVIMGRKTWQSIPARFRPLPNRLNVVISRSFESTLREENDLPNKYFKVNSLKGAFEQLHAQFGAELERIYIIGGGEVYNQCYDMIDHWLITALTPVETVVPEMDTFLDKDRLNSLYQECNGDLASFVPPGTELPHVNEDGHFIDHEKGYEFEYTLYNRK; encoded by the coding sequence ATGCAATCTAGTAAAATACCTGTGGTGAGTATAGTTGCCTGTCTTTTGCCCGAAATGGGTATTGGGTTCCAAGGGTCTTTACCATGGAGACTTTCCAAAGAAATGAAGTATTTCAGACAAGTGACATCATTAACAAAGGATtcacaaaagaaaaatgctGTGATAATGGGTAGGAAAACTTGGCAATCAATCCCAGCAAGATTTAGGCCTCTTCCTAATCGTCTTAATGTAGTTATCTCAAGAAGTTTTGAAAGCACATTAcgtgaagaaaatgatctCCCcaacaaatattttaaagtaaattcattaaaggGAGCTTTCGAACAATTACATGCTCAATTTGGCGCCGAATTAGAGAGAATCTATATAATTGGAGGTGGTGAAGTATACAATCAATGTTATGATATGATAGACCATTGGCTTATTACAGCTTTGACACCAGTTGAAACAGTTGTTCCAGAGATGGATACATTCCTTGATAAGGATAGACTTAATTCATTATACCAGGAATGTAATGGAGACCTAGCCTCATTTGTCCCTCCCGGTACAGAATTGCCACATGTTAACGAGGACGGTCATTTTATAGACCATGAAAAGGGTTACGAATTTGAATATACTTTGTATAATAGGAAATAA
- the POC4 gene encoding Poc4p (similar to Saccharomyces cerevisiae YPL144W; ancestral locus Anc_8.656) → MSTRTIHKQIVSDSSSFISLPAIELITTIPTSQESNKIPISLIVSLGGDNFIDGNVSTLLENEGNIKRIDTQLGTLVSYYYALPRRTSRNKSDTSIQRDPEVIGMPLLDTSYDTVADITRQLAILIVKKYHRPCYVAWSLKNGSDLSSLELNQLFIVKKCMEILVPLLKE, encoded by the coding sequence ATGTCAACAAGAACGATACATAAGCAAATCGTTTCAGATTCCTCTTCCTTCATCTCGCTTCCAGcaattgaattaataaCAACGATACCGACCTCGCAGGAATCTAATAAAATACCGATATCATTGATAGTGAGTCTTGGTGGAGATAATTTCATAGACGGAAATGTTTCCACCcttttagaaaatgaaggaaATATCAAGAGAATAGACACTCAATTAGGTACCTTAGTGTCCTATTATTATGCATTACCACGTCGTACGTCGAGAAATAAATCTGATACATCTATACAAAGGGATCCAGAAGTGATCGGTATGCCTTTATTAGATACGAGTTACGATACTGTTGCAGATATTACCAGACAATTGGCCATATTGATCGTTAAGAAATATCATAGACCATGTTATGTTGCATGGAGCTTGAAAAATGGATCTGATCTATCGTCGCTggaattgaatcaattatttattgtaaAGAAATGTATGGAAATCCTTGTACCATTGTTAAAGGAATGA
- the NDAI0E01230 gene encoding uncharacterized protein (ancestral locus Anc_8.662) produces the protein MAFKGTLHQYDSTHVAFEFTPTDMKNVLIMIGGMTDGLATVPYVTKLPQVMEPLGYSVINIQMSSSFKGFGISSLDKDIKEIKELVKYLKSEKGGSREKIIIMGHSTGAQDVMHFLLHYPDLVDAGILQGSCSDRESFDPSVDPKILKELNQFALNMVKQGKGDELLGSQFSKHIIDTPITAYRWCSLFTRGGDDDYFSSDLDDETFKGTFGKIRKPFLVAYSGKDQFVPESVDKLALLKRWENVSDPKYWSKNTGIVEGASHFVEDHEPQLQLFQMITSFAKEFSL, from the coding sequence atggCATTCAAAGGTACATTACATCAGTATGATTCCACCCACGTCGCATTTGAATTCACCCCTACTGACATGAAAAATGTCCTAATTATGATAGGTGGTATGACTGACGGTCTAGCAACAGTCCCCTACGTTACTAAATTACCACAAGTAATGGAACCCCTAGGTTACTCGGTGATCAATATACAAATGTCAAGTAGTTTCAAAGGTTTTGGAATCTCGTCCTTGGATAAagatatcaaagaaatcaaagaactggttaaatatttgaaatctgAGAAGGGGGGTTCGAGAGAAAAGATCATCATTATGGGTCATTCTACTGGGGCTCAGGATGTTATGCATTTCTTATTACATTATCCTGATTTAGTTGACGCAGGGATATTACAAGGTTCATGTTCTGATAGAGAATCATTTGATCCTTCAGTAGACccaaaaatattgaaagaattgaatcaatttgCCTTGAATATGGTGAAACAAGGGAAAGGTGATGAATTGTTGGGATCTCAATTCTCAAAACATATCATCGATACCCCAATTACCGCATATAGATGGTGTTCATTGTTCACTCGTggtggtgatgatgattatttCTCTAGTGATTTGGATGATGAAACTTTTAAGGGGACCTTTGGTAAGATTAGAAAACCATTCCTTGTGGCTTATTCTGGTAAAGATCAATTTGTGCCCGAATCAGTTGACAAGCTGGCACTTTTAAAGAGATGGGAAAACGTTAGTGACCCTAAATATTGGTCCAAAAATACAGGCATTGTCGAAGGTGCATCGCATTTCGTCGAAGATCATGAACCACAActtcaattgtttcaaatgattACTTCCTTTGCAAAAGAATTTTCCTTATAG
- the RPL33B gene encoding 60S ribosomal protein eL33 (similar to Saccharomyces cerevisiae RPL33B (YOR234C) and RPL33A (YPL143W); ancestral locus Anc_8.655), with protein sequence MAESHRLYVKGKHVSYQRSKSVNNPNVSLIKIEGVATPQEAQFYLGKRVAYVYRASKEVRGTKIRVMWGKITRSHGNSGVVRAKFRNNLPAKTFGASVRIFLYPSNI encoded by the exons ATGGCCGAATCCCATAGAT TGTACGTCAAAGGTAAGCACGTATCCTACCAAAGATCCAAGAGTGTTAACAACCCAAATGTCTCTTTGATCAAGATTGAAGGTGTTGCCACTCCACAAGAAGCTCAATTCTACTTGGGTAAGCGTGTTGCTTATGTCTACAGAGCCTCCAAGGAAGTTAGAGGTACTAAGATTAGAGTCATGTGGGGTAAGATTACCAGATCTCACGGTAACTCTGGTGTCGTCAGAGCTAAGTTCAGAAACAACTTACCAGCTAAGACCTTCGGTGCTTCCGTCAGAATCTTCTTGTACCCATCTAACATTTAA
- the NDAI0E01250 gene encoding OSBP family protein (similar to Saccharomyces cerevisiae HES1 (YOR237W) and KES1 (YPL145C); ancestral locus Anc_8.658), with protein sequence MSSYAGSSSWKSFLKSVATFRGDISTLTAPPFILSPVSLSEFSQYWGEYPELFLEPGFINDENYKSHSCGDKDIESAEVARMLAVTKWFIFALKSQYTSRNESMGSEKKPLNPFLGELFVGKWKMDEKPELGETVLLSEQVSHHPPKTAFTVFNDKNNVKLEGYSQIKATFSKTLTLGVRQYGHSIFSIRDNESYLITPPPLHVEGILMASPFAELEGKSFIQASTGMLAVLEFSGRGYFSGKKNSFKARIYRSSKDYHNNKEPMYTISGQWSGVSKMIKHGAQEPSESLFHDATKIKPTYLHVKPIEEQHPLESRKAWKDVAKAITIGDYKLIGETKSVLEERQRNMRKEEEAKGIDWERRWFKDVDYSKDSKNGKMKPEEGDKFLELAALLQLSTKNVPSGTLKATKEDIPTADAIHWRFQRNLWDEEKEVVL encoded by the coding sequence ATGTCATCATACGCGGGTTCATCTTCATGGAAATCCTTTTTGAAATCAGTTGCAACATTTAGAGGTGACATTTCAACGTTAACTGCACCACCATTCATCTTATCACCAGTATCATTATCTGAATTTTCACAATACTGGGGTGAATATCCagaattatttttagaACCAGGTTTTatcaatgatgaaaattaCAAATCACATTCATGTGGAGATAAAGACATTGAATCAGCTGAAGTGGCTCGTATGTTAGCAGTCACCAAATGGTTCATCTTTGCATTAAAATCTCAGTATACTTCACGTAATGAATCGATGGGATCTGAAAAGAAACCATTGAATCCATTCCTAGGTGAATTATTCGTCGGGAAATGGAAAATGGATGAAAAACCTGAACTAGGTGAAACTGTTTTACTTAGTGAGCAAGTATCTCATCATCCACCAAAGACAGCATTCACTGTattcaatgataaaaataacgTTAAATTAGAAGGTTATAGTCAAATTAAAGCTACCTTTAGTAAGACTTTAACACTGGGTGTCAGACAATATGGGCATTCTATCTTTTCTATTAGAGATAATGAGTCTTATTTGATCACACCACCTCCATTACATGTGGAAGGTATATTGATGGCATCTCCGTTTGCAGAATTGGAAGGTAAATCTTTCATTCAAGCATCTACTGGTATGCTTGCTGTACTAGAATTTTCTGGTAGAGGTTACTTCTCTGGTAAGAAAAACTCTTTTAAGGcaagaatatatagatCTTCTAAAGattatcataataataaagaaccAATGTACACGATATCTGGACAATGGTCTGGTGTGTCTAAGATGATCAAACATGGCGCCCAAGAACCTAGTGAATCTTTATTCCACGATGCTACTAAAATAAAGCCTACATACCTTCATGTGAAGCCGATCGAGGAACAACATCCATTAGAAAGTAGAAAAGCATGGAAAGATGTGGCAAAGGCGATTACAATTGGTGACTACAAATTGATTGGTGAAACCAAATCAGTCCTCGAGGAACGTCAAAGAAATATGAGGAAGGAGGAAGAGGCTAAAGGTATAGATTGGGAAAGAAGATGGTTTAAAGACGTAGACTACTCTAAAGATAGTAAAAATGGTAAGATGAAACCTGAAGAAGGCGACAAATTCTTGGAATTGGCAGCTCTTCTGCAGTTATCAACGAAGAACGTCCCAAGTGGTACATTGAAGGCAACTAAAGAAGATATACCAACGGCCGATGCGATCCATTGGAGATTCCAAAGGAATTTGTgggatgaagaaaaagaagttgTGTTATAG